The Larimichthys crocea isolate SSNF chromosome X, L_crocea_2.0, whole genome shotgun sequence genome segment GCCTGTTacgctttgctttttttttttctttttttttaatatatatataaataatcaaTAGTTCTAAGTCAAAGATcgtttttaaaagttttgaatgatattatttaaattcagtcaAATTTCTATTTGGGCACTTTCGATATGTTTCTGTATTGTTGGTGTGCTGCATTCACGTACTCCTCATCCAGTTTCAGTTATAGTTCACGTCACAtagagcaggggtcttcaaccagaggtccgtgacccctagggggtccgcagaggtattgcagggggtccgccaatttttgtcataataattgacagttttcaccaagtccgccaatttttgtcataataattgacagttttcaccaaaataatttgtgagaattaaaaaaaaaacataaagaaaatgataatGAGTAAACTACAAGcattaatatgtaataaaaaagctacttttgacaaaaactattactatttataaattattccattatgccTGAAtgtttatcaatcataaacacacttATAGGCTTATAACTCAGCATATAGATAGGctaataaggtgaaataaaaggtgaataaagtaaatataaaagttattataagccgggcttaaaatgtgacacatgtggGTCTCTGCTCCGTTTGGCTCTCGTCCAAGGGGTCTTTGGGCTGAAAAAGATTGAAGACCCCTGACTTAGAGCATTTATCTGCATTGTTTGGTGTCCCTTGTGCTAGATTGATTCTCTGTTTTTCCCCAAAATGATATCTAGGTCTCTGAAACACTGTaactgtatgtaaatatgtacatttgAATGACTGGCTGCAGAGTATTTGTTATATAGATTACAAAGTATTATGTGCAGTGGGCCTTATTATCCAATAACCAAGTACAGGAGTTTCAGAGAATagacatgacattttatttgagCACGTTTCTCTCAGCTTTTATGAGAGTCACGCAATACATCTCAGCCTATCAATCAAAAATTTAGATTTGTCTTCATAATCAGTTTATATACTCAAATCTAACTGATGGAAATCTTAGAATAATCAAAGCTTTTAATCAGTATTATTATGAGGAAACTCGTGGTGTTATGATATGATACTGTTACAGTACATTGAGTTCATAAAAACTATAATAAATAGATATTAATGATGTCACTTCTTTTAACCAAGCATTTAGACTTCATGAACTTAAATATTTATCTTCTTGGAAAATGTAAACAAGCTCAATCAACATGAAACTCTGTTTGTAGTTCTTGTATGCAATTACACGAACTCCAAAGTAAACTGAAATAATTTTCCAATGTAGGCACTGATTTTTTATGTCTCTGGATTTAATCAAAAGGGTGTtgtgtcaagtcaagtcaactttattgttaatgctgccatatgtacaggacatactgAAGTTAAAAGATATCTAAGAAAAATACGGCAAATCTAAAAGATATAGGtagtacagtataaatatggcagatATAGAagtataaacagaatgaacagtgagatctgtcaaaaataaaaagatgtatacagtgtaaacagtttgtTAAATTTTTTGTGAATGGTGTACAGCAGTTAACTGTAGGTGTTCACGTTTAACTGCTCTGCACTCtgtatattttgattttttttaatttactcttatttttctattattgtgttgtgtattttgtttgcttattgttgctgtttgtaaagggaaaaaaataatttcattgcTGTATAAgccatgtgtttttacttgcaaatgacaataaatctctTGAATCTTGAATAGTGCAGTCAATTGCTGtacaccattaaaaaaaactaactgaTGTTGATGGACTCCAAGCTTTTGTTAAtgagtattttaaaaaacataaaaaaaatcagctgtgaTTTTAccactttttttgttatttgcaatatacaatacaaataagcaTATTCAAATACAATTACAAGTTGCTTTCAGAACTGAGCGTAGCATTTCTTACATTCAAGAACAATAGGgtataaacagaacaacaatataaagtaaagcaatggaaagaaagaaaaattctTACAGGGGGtcaatcaaaagtaaaagttgatAAACTGTCATACAGCAATAGGGCTTTCTTTGATTTCACAAGTTTTAAAGAATCAAAGTAAAGGTGcagttcttttttaaaaaatgttgaaacgtGGGGTATTTTTTGAGAATTTACGTTTGTGTAGAAAATATTTGGCGAGTATAAtcaaattatttatgttatattatatttttctgtccTCCATTATGAAACCAAATCTCACATTATTGTAAGTCAGGGGTGGCACATCTATATTATTATAGGTTAAACTATTTTTTCCAAAACGAATCAGATAGATTGCAAGAGAACATTAAGTGTACAAGTGTTTCTACTTCTGTTTTACAAAAAGCACATTCATTGCAGTCCAAATTAAATATAAGTCTTCGATTTTTACACTGTATAACAACAGCtaggtcataatttacagtcacctcacatttctccttactttgtacatatcaacactgccaacttgctgtatatacctctgtacaatatatttgattttatcgtatttactattgcttttttgatattttattatgtatagtttgctttatagtatatttttattcttatgttgtcacttgtcactttgtgtaatgctgctgctgcactataatttcccagcttgggataaataaaatctatctatctatctatctatctatctatctatctatctatctatctatcttaaaATATAGTATACACCATATTATCGGACATCTCACATTTCCGAGCAGCAGTGAAGGCAGCATGCGCAAATCTCGCGAGAGCGCGCTGTGAACGCGGTTGCTCCGAGAACAATCTTCCTAGCGCGAACGTGCTGCCTGTGTGAGACCAACCGGTGTGTCTTTCATTATAAACAACCAGATAGTTTCTCGTTTATCCGGAGAAAGTTCGGGAAATCTTCCGCGGCTCTCACACGGGATCACATAAGGCACCGAGTAACGGGCGATATATCCGATTTTTGAGGGTGGAAACCGGTTGGAAAATGTCCGAAAGCGCAAACTGCGTGGAGCAGCGGGAAGAGCAGACTGAACTTGAAGAAGCCGGAGGAGCCGAGGTAAGACGGTTTAAAACCGGGACTTTGTCTCCTCTCAGCGCCGGGTACATCCTCCATAGAGCCGTCACACAAGtctcagtcatttaaaaaaacaaaaaaaacaacgagTCCTTTtacatgagtgtgtttgttccGTGTTAAACTTTCACTTTGTCGATGTTAATGCGGGCTGTTGGAGCTAGTTAGCTAGCCGAGGCGGCTATCATTAGCTCACGACGACAGCAGCAGCTCGGTCCCGTCCACCCGGGACTGGAGCTAACAGCAGGAAGGCCAGCCTgtttcataacacacacacaatacgaGCCTAGCTCCGCTAGCCCCACACACCGATCACCACGTTATAAGTCCCGGCGTTTGTTTACTCGGTGAGTACTTGTAGCTGTGATTACGGAAAAACCCGAAGGAAACAAGTAAAGAGCAACAGACTCGGGCTCGTTTGTCCCGAGCGCGTCTTTGTTGTGAGTGGGACAGTGAGCGGGGACAGCTATGGCTTTTGTAACCGAGCAGGGATGCTGCTAACCGCGCTGCCTGTCTGTGACTTGTGTTGAGTTTTTGATTAAAACAGGAATTTTAATATATGAAGCTCAACATCATGATGAAACAAACTTCACTGAGCCCACGCACTGGGAAACTGTAGTGTGACATCATGGaaagtataaaaacaaatgcagagtatggataaaacaacattatggGCTCTTacaataaacagaataaagttTGAGAAATAACAATAAGAGGAAATACTTACACTAATAGTCACTGCTGTGACAGATAAGgtacaataataaaacattcaaaggtttagtgtgtaggatttagagacatgtagtggtgaagttgcagattgcaactaacTAAATACTGTTGGCCTCAACCTGTCAACTAGAGCCGGAGTTCAgtgtcccttctgggctactgtaggagTAGGTGCACAGCAGACTCTAACTATCTCTTATTTTTctggtgattaaacactaataaaaacatagttctgtatattatattcctcttaaatgttacacactgggtCTTTAAAAGACTAATTGCAAATTGGGTGTCTTTTCTCTGCTTGTTGACTTTATCAGCAGcaaaaaatgttgttatatCTTTGTTTAATAATGTATTCGTGCAGAAGGTTGAGTACTGTGATTGTGTTTTGGTCCACTAGCATCTGAGGTGATGGCAGCAGGGACAAAAGACCTGCCAGCAGCGTGCAGGGTTAAGGAGTTTGTCATTCATCCATGATAGCCCAGaagttttctctctcacttcctctcttgGGTTCACAGAGAATCCAGGAATTGAGCTGGATGTTTATTTAGTCAGTTCCTGTGTGCCGTCGTTGGACAAATCAGAGGATAGCCACTAAACAAGATGCTTTACCTTTTCTGCTCAGGAGAAGTCCGATTCTTCAGATGCTGGGAAAGAGTCGTCTTCAGACGCCGGACCTGATGGACAAGAtgcatcctcctcatcctcgaCCAAAACTAAAGACTCCGCGCCGGGGTACGAGGAGAAAGTGGTAAGTACACTTCCTGTAACTTAACATTACATGACTCGCTGCTCTGCTCTTGGATAATAACACTGTCTTCCTGTGTATGTAGCAAACAGACCGGACCAACAGATTTGAGTACCTGTTGAAGCAGACAGAATTGTTTGCTCATTTCATCCAACCAGCCGCACAGAAgacccccacctcccccctgAAGATGAAGCCTGGACGCCCACGCATCAAGAAGGATGAAAAACAGAACCTGCTGTCTGCCGGAGAGTGAGTACACGGCCATataatacacatttatttagttttaggAAGATGGGGGGCAAACTTATGATTGTGCATGTGACATATTGTTTCTTTACTGTGTTTAACAGCAATCGCCATCGCCGCACTGAgcaagaggaggatgaagagctTCTGAACGAGAGCACCAAGACCACTAATGTCTGCACTCGCTTCGATGATTCTCCTTCCTGTAagacctgtttttattttagccaTATGATAAATTAATACGTAATGAGCAGAGGTGTtgactgtgattttatttttttgtcttatcaAGACGTCAAAACTGGAAAAATGAGAGATTATCAGGTCCGAGGTCTGAACTGGCTCATCTCCTTGTATGAGAACGGCATCAATGGCATCCTGGCTGATGAAATGGTCAGTAATTTCTCTGACATTTAGAGTGAAGTGACAAATATTGTTATGTTCTGATATTGTTGTATTTACATGTACTGCTCCATCTTACACGCACAGGGTTTGGGGAAGACTCTGCAGACTATTGCTCTGCTCGGGTACATGAAGCACTACAGAAACATCCCTGGTCCCCACATGGTGCTGGTGCCCAAGTCCACCCTCTACAACTGGATGAACGAGTTCAAGAGATGGGTGCCTTCGCTCCGTGCAGTCTGTCTGATtggagacagagatgagaggGTAGGCTGTCAGACTATTAAGATGTGTCCCAAACTTATTCCTACTGAGACTAGTTTGCAAATGAGAGCAAAAATGtatcaaaaccacaaaataaaactggTTTTGCTTCAATTTCAGACGGCCCTGATCAGAGATGTGCTGCTGCCTGGAGAATGGGATGTCTGTGTCACATCTTACGAGATGCTCATCATTGAAAAGGCAGTGTTCAAGAAGTTCAACTGGAGATACCTGGTCATTGATGAAGCCCACAGGATCAAGAACGAGAAATCAAAGGTAGTAAAACAGATGTTTACATATAATAGAACCACTTAGCATCATTTTACAAGTCTAATTAAGCAAAAATGcctttttatttcctgcagttGTCAGAAATTGTCCGTGAGTTTAAGACCACCAATCGTTTACTGTTGACTGGAACACCTCTGCAAAACAACCTCCACGAGCTGTGGGCTCTGCTCAACTTCCTGCTGCCTGACGTCTTCAACTCAGCAGACGTAAGAATCGCCTAGAAGTGTACAAGAACGACAAAAACACACTGGCTGTAGTTGTACTGATGTAGTTTTAGTCtgttatttaaaagaaatatacTCTGTGTATTCTGGTACTAATTACATTTCCCCTCCCAAAGGACTTTGATTCCTGGTTTGACACAAACAACTGCTTGGGTGATCAGAAGTTGGTCGAACGTCTCCACACTGTATGTATTGAAAGTTCCTCCAAACTCATCTCTGTaaatttaaatacaatttttattgttaaaacacttttttgatCTGCCGTTTTTTCTATAGGTTCTGCGCCCCTTCTTGCTCCGTCGTATAAAAGCTGACGTAGAGAAGACTCTGCTCCCGAAAAAAGAGATCAAGATGTATGTGGGCCTGAGTAAGATGCAGCGAGAGTGGTAAGCATCCTCAGTGAAATAAATCCTCTGATTCTTTGTTCCGCACAGCTTGAAATAACCTGCTTTTATACAGTAGCATGTAATATTAACTCATGTCACGACCCATCAGGTACACAAAGATTCTGATGAAGGACATCGATATCCTGAACTCAGCGGGTAAGATGGACAAGATGCGTCTGCTTAACGTTCTCATGCAGCTGAGGAAATGCTGCAACCACCCATACCTGTTCGACGGGGCCGAGCCTGGTCCCCCCTACACAACCGACCTCCACCTGGTGGTGAACAGCGGCAAGATGGTGGTGCTGGACAAACTGCTACCCAAGATGAAGCAGCAGGGTACGTAGATGGCTGTACTGTAACTTCAggagtaaaagtataaagtgGCACGATGCTGATGCTACTGTATTTCCTTTTGTTCTAGGTTCTCGTGTGCTTATCTTCAGTCAGATGACCAGGGTGCTGGACATCTTGGAGGACTACTGCATGTGGAGGAACTACGGCTATTGTCGCCTGGATGGACAGACGCCGCATGAGGAGAGACAGGTGTGGTGCTTGATTCTTACACAAAACAATATGAGAGAGACTTTGGATGAAGTAAATGTCATCtaattgtctgtttttgtgttttcagatctCTATCAATGCATACAATGAGCCCAACAGCTCTAAGTTCATCTTCATGTTGAGCACCAGAGCTGGAGGACTGGGTATCAACCTGGCCACAGCAGATGTAGTCATCCTGTACGACTCAGACTGGAACCCTCAAGTGGACCTTCAGGCTATGGTTAGTACGCTGAAGTGCTGAACTGCCCGTTACTTATTCAGCAGCAGTTACAGGATCTGATTGtagttttcatctttttatctcAGGACCGAGCTCACAGGATTGGTCAGCAGAAGCAGGTGCGCGTCTTTCGCTTCATCACTGAAAACACAGTGGAGGAGAGGATTGTGGAGAGGGCCGAGATGAAACTGCGCCTGGACTCCATCGTCATCCAGCAAGGTAActtgtctctcttcttcttaaCAGTAGCCATAATTCAACTCCTAACCCAAAATACCAATAAGAGATTTGACTAAAACACTAAGCGGTCCTGTTTCTGTTAAACAGGAAGACTCGTGGATCCAAGCGCTAACAAGCTGGGCAAAGATGAGATGTTGTCCATCATCCGCCACGGTGCCACGCATGTGTTTGCTTCCAAAGAGAGCGAGATCACAGATGATGACATTGATGCAATCCTGGAGAGAGGTGAAAGGAAGGTGAGTCTGGACGCATCAGAGAAAATCTACGACCAGTGCTTCTTTGTAcgtagtttttaaaaaattgccCTCAAATTAACACTCTGATCTCATCATATTCTAGACTAtggagatgaaggagaagatgtCCACACTGGGCGAGAGCACTCTGAGGAACTTCACTATGGACACCGAGAACAGCAGCGTGTACACATTTGAAGGGGAAGAttacagagagaagaaaaaggtaacaaaactaacaacgtcagtattcagtgttttaattgCCTTATTTAAACCAAATGAaccttttgagtttttttttgcttcttcatTCAGGTCATTACCAACTGGATTGAGCCACctaaaagagaaaggaaagccAATTACGCTGTGGATGCCTACTTCAGAGAAGCTCTGCGAGTCAGTGAGCCCAAAGCACCAAAGGTAGGGGAAGGATCACTATAGAAACAGTTAAAATGTTCTGAAGATGGGTGATATGTTATCCTGCTTATCGGCCtaacatttgtttgtctgactcCATTTCCCAGGCTCCCCGTCCTCCCAAGCAGCCAAACGTTCAGGACTTCCAGTTTTTCCCTCCACGTCTTTTTGAGCTTCTAGAAAAGGAAATTCTGTTCTACAGAAAGACCATAGGCTACAAGGTACAACAATGTTTTCTCCAGATGACAAATGAGTTATTTTCCAGATTTGGTTGAAGTAGGAATGTCTTTTAGAAATGTCTCTAAGTCTGTGGCTGCGTCTCTTTAGGTTCCCCGTAATCCAGACATGCCAAATTCAGCCCAGCTCCAGAAAGAAGAGCAGGCTAAGATCGACGAGGCTGAGGCTCTAACAGAGGAGGaactggaggagaaggagaaccTGCTGCAACAGGTACACTCGTTAAAGACAATCCAATTTATGGCCAATATGCCACAAGTCAAAATTAGTCTGGATCTATATTGTGCATATGTTGATCAACTGTACTTTGATTGCAGGGATTTACTATTTGGAACAAACGCGACTTCAACCAGTTCATCAAAGCCAACGAGAAGTGGGGAAGAGATGATATTGAGAACATTGCCAGAGAGGTTGAGGGAAAAACTCCAGAAGAAGTCATGGAATATTCTGGTaatgctcattttaaaaaaatccttcacCTCACAGGCAAACCCAAACGTTTGCTTTGATTAGTGAACTCATGTGTGCTTGTTCCTCCAGCTGTATTCTGGGAGCGCTGTAATGAGCTGCAGGATATCGAGAAGATCATGGCccagatagagagaggagaggccaGGATCCAGAGAAGGATCAGCATCAAGAAAGCACTGGACTCAAAGGTAGGACTGTCAAACATTTCGCTCTTCATTTCTTGTTTAAACCACCTAATTGTCTTCATCTCATTAAACCTAAAACTCAAAATCTTGCTCTGATCCCTTAATTCTCTCTTCATTATcgcttcatctcctcctcctgattAATTAACGGGCCATCAATGTGTTTCTCATCTCCTTTCCCAGATTGGTCGCTACAAGGCTCCCTTCCATCAGCTCCGTATCTCCTATGGCACCAACAAAGGCAAGAACTACACAGAAGAGGAGGACCGCTTCCTTATCTGCATGCTTCACAAGCTGGGCTTTGACAAGGAGAGCGTGTATGACGAGCTGCGTCAGTGCATCCGCAACTCACCTCAGTTCCGCTTCGACTGGTTCCTCAAATCCAGGACTGCCatggtacttttttttgttgttgtactgttTCTCCTATTATTTTTGTCtagtagtttttgtttttgttcttgtgcacaaagttttaaaaaaagttgcctaacaatttatttgattttgtgtatgtgtaggaGCTCCAGAGGCGATGTAACACCCTGATCACACtcatagagagagagaacatggagctggaggagagggagaaggctGAGAAGAAGAAACGGGGCCCAAAGAGTGCCTCGGTAAGTTACAAATCAACCTCATATTACTGGAAGAAAGCCACTTGTTTATTGATGCTGACATAGCTGTTCAAAGTCGTTTCCATTCCAGTGCTGATTACAAACTCTTTTTTGATACCTTTTAAATAGAAGATTCACTTTATCCATACCCAATGTGGAAATTCTGTTTTCACTCaagcctgaaatacaaccacacaggGCTTATAAACATGCATGAGTGACGGGCTGCCAGGTAGTGATGCCCTGGGAGCAGTCAGGAgttagaataaaaatgttttattttcaaagtcaAATGCTTGTGCAGCATCTGCTTAGTGTTTTTCTTAACTCACAATAACCgagccaaaaataaaacactaaattaGAGATGACAAATCTGGTCAGGCGTTCAGTGAAACTTGTGTACTTTGATACTATGAATAGTCTGAAATCTTCCCtggagacattttaaaaaaaaaccctacaaATTCAATATTGATTTGCGACTGGGCccgtctgtctgtttgacttctgtttctgtctgaagaCTTTGCTAATTTTGTACTTTCTCCTCTTTATATAGGCCCAGAAACGGAAGTCGGAGGGAACCGCAGACGGACGTGGGCGCAGGAAAAAGCTCAAGTTGTGAAACTTTTCCCGACTTGAATCTACTGCACACGGTGTCAGATGTTGAGAGTGGCAGCCAGCTTCGGTATCGTTAGTCatagtgtctgtgtttgtttttgcaggcTGTGATAATgtactgtgtaaaaaaaaccctctgatGGACTGATCTTGTGGTATTAGGATTTAGGAAGTGCTCCTTCACAAGCCTGCCTTGTTGTCACTTACCTaaacactgcagctgtgctggtttagttttttgtttgctaGTCCTTTTTTTACTAGTActaaattgaaataaatgtatttatgccTGTTGGTTGTACCACATTCCATTGCTTGAAACAATATGtaccctttttatttttaagaaaacatttgttcttTTATCTTCCTATGTGAagtagaaaatgtctttttgaacatcacaaataaaacttcccattttttttaaattgtgtgcATTCTGGTAAATAAGACACTGATTCAAAAAAGGACATTTATATTTGGCAGTTTAAGTGTACAGACATCCAAACTCTTGAAATTGACACAAAATTAATAAGCCATAAAACTTTGCTAACAATTGGCACATTAAAATATACTGTCACCTGTAGAAGAATAATAACTTTTTATGCtgcactgctgtttttttttttttcaggactTGATCAACAAACCAGAAAGACGTATAGTTCATAATTTTTCAAGTTTCACCAGGGTGTAATAATACCTTTTCTTTCATAGACCTACATTGTTTATGTACACAGATAATTTTGCATCTGATTTCAGCCACAtggacgtaaaaaaaaaaaaagaataaaataaaaagttaatttctGCATTCTCAAAAGACAAATGACATTTACAATCCCTTTCAATGACACCATATTGGTATTGTTAGTCAGTAGTGGGCAGGTATACTGCAGGCTTTTTAAAGCACGACAGTGAAATATCAATACTAACAATCACATTATCATTCAATAAGGTCAGCTTCAACTAACATTCAATCCATTTTGCTCTACTcgccacaaaacaaaataaggaACACAgtgaataacaataaaaaaaaaacttggtaAACTAGTTAGTTTTAAAGGAGGAACATAGAAAATGATTTTCCTTAATGAAATTTAAGCAAGATTGCCTTTAACTCGTAATAATTGCATTTACTAAAGTGGGATTTTCATGCATTTACAAATATTGGATAAAGCGGGATATTTTACAACTTAGCAACCAATGAAGCAGGTGAATCATTTTGAGGGGCTTCTACATACATCCATGATTCAGAATAGGCTGCAAAAAAAGGCAGAGACCTACAGTACATTACAGCAAGAACTAACCATTATCAGAGATCAATAAGCCTCCGAAAAACTCTGGTGCATTCTCTGCGTGTAGGCGccaaacactgacatattgtGCTGTCCACAGGTTGTACTGGGCTCTATTCAGTGCTACAAGAGTTGGGCTTTAAAGGCACAATGGTGGAGGAGACTATTATAGTCTTTTTAATAGGGGACAGGTGTttgaggtggaggggggggggtccaCACTTAGACCTCAGAGCTGTCTGCGCTGCTCCACATGCTGGCTGGGCTGTGGCTGTAGCCATCGtaggcagaagaagaggaggtggtgtaAGGAGGTAACTGCGtcttcttttccctcttcttGCGCCGCAGCAGCAGAATAACAATGGTGGCGATGAGGCAGATGAGGAGGATCATACCTGCAAGGCCCACGAGCATGGGCAGGGTGGAGGTGTTCGTCGACTCTCTGCCAGAACtctccagcagggggcgctcaAGGAGGGGGTCATGGTTAGGTGACCAGGGTTGGCGTTGGCTGACCACCATGCGGTCTGCTCGGTCCAGAGCAATGTGCTGGATGTTGGTACCTCGGTTGTTTTCAATACCAATGTCCTGGGTCAGAGGAGCATCAGAGAAAGCAGGGGCGGCACGACGGTGACGGTTGGTGGCCAAGTTGGAGGTCTCTGGCTGTTCAACAGAGGACATGCTGTGATGCAGGTACTCCACACTGCGCTTGCCAATGTTGCGGTTGGCATTTTCTCGGGAGCGGACTGTGTAAATAGTGTGGATGAACCATTCTCGACCGGCGGCCACCTGCAGAAGAAATACAAGTTTGAGTCTTGTGTccttatttatgtgtgtgtttgtgcaataCATGAATCTACTGTATTTTGAGAATCACACAGACCTGGAAAAGTGGAGATGAGGAGAGTGTGAAGCCATCTGATCCTGGTTGTCTCGCCAAAGCCAGACCTCCAGGTGTGTCTTGAGCCAGTGTGGCCTTAAAAGTGATATCACCAAACGCTGTAGCTTGAGTATCTGGCTGGGCCTTGTCCtgcagaacaacacacacagaaatcagaAGTGAGCTCTACTTCTTTTGGCTTTCAGAACACTTTAAAATAGTGTCCTCTTGGATTAATTGCATCTTACCAAGATCTTGAATCTGTAAAGCAGAGAGGGAGCATCTGCCAGGCAGCCATACTCCTTGTTAGTAGGGTTGTACTTGGGAACGTATCCATCTGCACCAGTGCAGAGGAAGACTTTCTCGATGCTGCAGGAAAAGGAGTCACCCAAGTTCTGGACTGGATCCACCATCACACGACCGTAGATCATGGAGCCTGAAGAAGAACAGGTGAAATGGTTCAATGGGACAGTAATGTAGGCGTCTCTAAAGCTTAATGGTCCTCAGCTGTAATGTTTACTG includes the following:
- the smarca5 gene encoding SWI/SNF-related matrix-associated actin-dependent regulator of chromatin subfamily A member 5, whose product is MSESANCVEQREEQTELEEAGGAEEKSDSSDAGKESSSDAGPDGQDASSSSSTKTKDSAPGYEEKVQTDRTNRFEYLLKQTELFAHFIQPAAQKTPTSPLKMKPGRPRIKKDEKQNLLSAGDNRHRRTEQEEDEELLNESTKTTNVCTRFDDSPSYVKTGKMRDYQVRGLNWLISLYENGINGILADEMGLGKTLQTIALLGYMKHYRNIPGPHMVLVPKSTLYNWMNEFKRWVPSLRAVCLIGDRDERTALIRDVLLPGEWDVCVTSYEMLIIEKAVFKKFNWRYLVIDEAHRIKNEKSKLSEIVREFKTTNRLLLTGTPLQNNLHELWALLNFLLPDVFNSADDFDSWFDTNNCLGDQKLVERLHTVLRPFLLRRIKADVEKTLLPKKEIKMYVGLSKMQREWYTKILMKDIDILNSAGKMDKMRLLNVLMQLRKCCNHPYLFDGAEPGPPYTTDLHLVVNSGKMVVLDKLLPKMKQQGSRVLIFSQMTRVLDILEDYCMWRNYGYCRLDGQTPHEERQISINAYNEPNSSKFIFMLSTRAGGLGINLATADVVILYDSDWNPQVDLQAMDRAHRIGQQKQVRVFRFITENTVEERIVERAEMKLRLDSIVIQQGRLVDPSANKLGKDEMLSIIRHGATHVFASKESEITDDDIDAILERGERKTMEMKEKMSTLGESTLRNFTMDTENSSVYTFEGEDYREKKKVITNWIEPPKRERKANYAVDAYFREALRVSEPKAPKAPRPPKQPNVQDFQFFPPRLFELLEKEILFYRKTIGYKVPRNPDMPNSAQLQKEEQAKIDEAEALTEEELEEKENLLQQGFTIWNKRDFNQFIKANEKWGRDDIENIAREVEGKTPEEVMEYSAVFWERCNELQDIEKIMAQIERGEARIQRRISIKKALDSKIGRYKAPFHQLRISYGTNKGKNYTEEEDRFLICMLHKLGFDKESVYDELRQCIRNSPQFRFDWFLKSRTAMELQRRCNTLITLIERENMELEEREKAEKKKRGPKSASAQKRKSEGTADGRGRRKKLKL